Proteins encoded in a region of the Zea mays cultivar B73 chromosome 4, Zm-B73-REFERENCE-NAM-5.0, whole genome shotgun sequence genome:
- the LOC100192775 gene encoding uncharacterized protein LOC100192775, whose amino-acid sequence MFSVVEIYCLRFILAFIVNKLLFFPSFLAGRILCFSTLRQHCFPYLCSSKVQTLSSELLRPTILEEEIQVSQTPTFEDKTINELVEIDPDIFHEGRWWFPSCTKCNKSSIQTSTKYRCIRVIGQKLNLGMSQPCIF is encoded by the exons ATGTTCTCTGTCGTCGAGATCTACTGTCTCAGGTTTATTCTGGCTTTCATAGTAAATAAATTGCTCTTCTTCCCCTCATTTCTTGCTGGACGCATATTATGCTTTTCCACTTTGCGACAACACTGTTTCCCTTATTTGTGTTCGAGTAAAGTTCAGACTTTATCCTCAGAG TTGCTACGACCTACAATACTTGAAGAAGAGATCCAGGTTTCCCAGACACCTACTTTCGAGGACAAAACCATCAATGAATTGGTTGAAATTGATCCAGATATATTCCAT GAAGGTAGATGGTGGTTCCCATCTTGCACTAAATGCAACAAGTCTTCAATTCAGACCTCTACTAAATATCGCTGCATACGTGTGATTGGACAGAAACTAAATTTAG GCATGTCACAGCCTTGCATATTCTAA
- the z1A1_2 gene encoding prolamin 19 kDa alpha zein z1A1_2 precursor: MAAKIFCLIMLLGLSASAATASIFPQCSQAPIASLLPPYLSPAMSSVCENPILLPYRIQQAIAAGILPLSPLFLQQSSALLQQLPLVHLLAQNIRAQQLQQLVLANLAAYSQQQQLPLVHLLAQNIRAQQLQQLVLANLAAYSQQQQFLPFNQLAALNSAAYLQQQQLLPFSQLAAAYPRQFLPFNQLAALNSHAYVQQQQLLPFSQLAAVSPAAFLTQQHLLPFYLHTAPNVGTLLQLQQLLPFDQLALTNPAVFYQQPIIGGALF, translated from the coding sequence ATGGCAGCCAAAATATTTTGCCTCATTATGCTCCTTGGTCTTTCTGCAAGTGCTGCTACGGCGAGCATTTTCCCGCAATGCTCACAAGCTCCTATAGCTTCCCTTCTTCCCCCATACCTCTCACCAGCGATGTCTTCAGTATGTGAAAATCCAATTCTTCTACCCTACAGGATCCAACAGGCAATCGCAGCAGGCATCTTACCTTTATCACCCTTGTTCCTCCAACAATCATCAGCCCTATTACAGCAGTTACCTTTGGTGCATTTATTGGCACAAAACATCAGGGCACAACAACTACAACAACTCGTGCTAGCAAACCTTGCTGCCTACTCTCAGCAACAGCAGTTACCTTTGGTGCATTTGTTGGCACAAAACATCAGGGCACAACAACTACAACAACTCGTGCTAGCAAACCTTGCTGCCTACTCTCAGCAACAACAGTTTCTGCCATTCAACCAACTAGCTGCATTGAACTCTGCTGCTTATTTGCAGCAACAACAACTACTACCATTCAGCCAGCTAGCTGCTGCCTACCCCCGGCAATTTCTTCCATTCAACCAACTGGCAGCATTGAACTCTCATGCTTATGTACAACAACAACAACTACTACCATTCAGCCAGCTAGCTGCTGTGAGCCCTGCTGCCTTCTTGACACAGCAACATTTGTTGCCGTTCTACCTGCACACTGCGCCTAACGTTGGCACCCTCTTACAACTGCAACAATTGCTGCCATTCGACCAACTTGCTTTGACAAACCCAGCAGTGTTCTACCAACAACCCATCATTGGTGGTGCCCTCTTTTAG